The Haliaeetus albicilla chromosome 19, bHalAlb1.1, whole genome shotgun sequence genome has a segment encoding these proteins:
- the ALDH1L2 gene encoding mitochondrial 10-formyltetrahydrofolate dehydrogenase isoform X3 encodes MDKPILWFIPMDVIDCPKHGSIIYHPSILPRHRGASAINWTLIQGDKKAGFTIFWADDGLDTGPILLQRECDVGQNDTVDDLYNRFLFPEGIKAMVEAVHLIADGKAPRIPQPKEGATYEGIQKKENAEISWDQPAAALHNWIRGHDKVPGAWATIDGQVVTFYGSSLLDASVPAGQELAIKGASRPGLVTKNGLVVFGNDGKMVLVRNLQFEDGKMIPASKYFSADEKTALELTEEEKKMAEDIRAIWKGILSNVAVIEDSTDFFKSGASSMHVVRMLEEIKQKYSGLQLQNEDVYMATKFADFIQMAVRKFRGEDKEEELVIDYVSKNVNNMTVNMPYQCFINGQFINADDGKTYDTINPADGSIIASVSSASLADVDKAVAAAKEAFENGEWGRMNARERGRLMYRLADLMEEHQEELATIESIDSGAVYTLALKTHVGMSVQTFRYFAGWCDKIQGATIPINQARPNHNLTFTKKEPIGVCAIVIPWNYPLMMLAWKSAACLAAGNTLVLKPAQVTPLTSLKFAELSAKAGFPKGVINILPGSGGLVGQHLSEHPDVRKVGFTGSTPTGKQIMKSAATNLKKVSLELGGKSPLIIFSDCELDRAVKMGMGAVYFNKGENCIAAGRLFVEESIHDEFVRKVVEEIKKMKIGDPLDRSTDHGPQNHKAHLEKLLQYCETGVKEGATLVYGGRQVRRPGFFMEPTVFTDVEDHMYIAQEESFGPVMVISKFKNGDVDGVLRRANTTEYGLASGVFTKDISKALYISEKLEAGTVFINTYNKTDVAAPFGGFKQSGFGKDLGEEALHEYLRTKAITVEY; translated from the exons GACTTTAATTCAAGGAGATAAGAAAGCAGGATTTACTATTTTTTGGGCTGATGATGGTTTGGACACTGGACCAATCCTTCTGCAGCGAGAATGTGACGTTGGCCAAAACGATACTGTGGATGACCTGTATAACCGGTTTCTCTTCCCAGAAGGAATAAAGGCTATG GTGGAAGCTGTACATCTAATTGCTGATGGTAAGGCCCCTCGTATACCTCAGCCTAAAGAAGGGGCAACATATGAAGGGatccagaaaaaggaaaatgcagag ATCTCCTGGGACCAacctgcagcagctttgcacaATTGGATTCGAGGGCATGACAAAGTGCCTGGAGCATGGGCAACAATAGATGGCCAG gtGGTTACTTTTTATGGGTCATCATTACTTGATGCTTCAGTGCCTGCTGGACAAGAGCTGGCAATAAAAGGTGCTTCAAGACCTGGACTTGTAACCAAGAATGGTCTAGTCGTTTTTGGTAATGATGGGAAGATG GTACTAGTGAGAAATCTGCAGTTTGAGGATGGAAAAATGATCCCTGCATCTAAATACTTCTCTGCTGATGAGAAAACTGCCCTGGAActtacagaagaggagaaaaagatggCAGAAGATATTAGG GCTATTTGGAAGGGAATTTTGAGCAATGTTGCTGTAATTGAGGATTCCACAGACTTCTTCAAATCTGGAGCATCCTCTATGCATGTTGTCAG AATGCTAGAAGAGATCAAACAGAAATATAGTGGACTTCAGCTACAGAATGAAGACGTGTATATGGCCACTAAGTTTGCAGACTTTATTCAAATGGCTGTCAGAAAATTCAGAGGAGAAGACAAAGAAGAAGAGTTAGTAATTGATTAT GTTTCAAAAAATGTGAACAACATGACTGTGAATATGCCATACCAGTGTTTCATAAATGGACAATTCATAAATGCTGATGATGGAAAAACATATGACACTATAAATCCAGCAGATGGATCA ATAATAGCCAGTGTATCTTCTGCTTCATTGGCTGACGTTGACAAggcagtagcagcagcaaaggagGCATTTGAGAATGGTGAATGGGGAAGAATGAATGCAAGGGAAAGAGGGCGACTCATGTACAG ACTTGCAGACCTGATGGAAGAACATCAAGAAGAGTTAGCAACAATAGAGTCTATTGACTCAGGAGCTGTCTACACTTTAGCTTTGAAGACCCACGTTGGAATGTCTGTGCAAACATTCAGATACTTCGCTGGATGGTGTGACAAAATTCAG GGTGCTACAATTCCAATTAACCAGGCCCGGCCAAACCATAATCTAACATTCACCAAGAAAGAGCCAATAGG TGTCTGTGCAATAGTTATCCCCTGGAATTACCCACTGATGATGCTTGCATGGAAGAGTGCAGCATGCTTGGCTGCAGGCAACACACTCGTACTCAAGCCAGCTCag GTTACACCTCTGACTTCCTTGAAGTTTGCAGAGCTCTCAGCTAAAGCTGGATTTCCAAAGGGCGTTATAAATATTCTGCCTGGCTCAG GTGGCTTAGTGGGACAGCACCTGTCTGAACATCCAGATGTTCGTAAAGTTGGATTCACTGGTTCAACACCAACTGGTAAACAGATCATGAAGAG TGCAGCCACTAATCTGAAGAAAGTTTCTCTTGAACTTGGTGGTAAATCACCATTGATCATATTCAGTGACTGTGAACTTGACAGAGCTGTAAAAATG GGTATGGGAGCAGTATATTTCAACAAAGGAGAAAACTGCATTGCAGCTGGCAGGCTGTTTGTGGAAGAATCAATCCATGATGAATTTGTTAGAAAAGTG gtagaagaaataaaaaagatgaaaattggTGACCCACTTGATAGATCTACAGATCACGGTCCACAAAATCACAAGGCCCATTTGGAAAAGCTGCTGCAATATTGTGAAACTGGAGTAAAAGAAGGAGCCACCCTAGTGTATGGAGGAAGACAAGTACGTAGACCAG GTTTCTTCATGGAACCCACTGTATTCACAGATGTTGAAGACCATATGTATATTGCCCAGGAAGAGTCCTTTGGTCCTGTGATGGtgatttctaaatttaaaaatgg GGATGTTGACGGAGTGCTGCGACGGGCAAATACCACAGAATATGGCTTAGCTTCAGGAGTTTTCACAAAAGACATAAGCAAAGCTCTCTACATCAGTGAAAAGCTAGAAGCTGGAACAGTTTTTATTAACACATACAACAAAACTGATGTGGCAGCACCATTTGGTGGATTTAAGCAGTCTGGCTTTGGGAAAGATTTAG GTGAAGAAGCTCTTCATGAATATCTCAGAACCAAGGCTATCACTGTGGAATACTAA
- the ALDH1L2 gene encoding mitochondrial 10-formyltetrahydrofolate dehydrogenase isoform X4, with the protein MDVIDCPKHGSIIYHPSILPRHRGASAINWTLIQGDKKAGFTIFWADDGLDTGPILLQRECDVGQNDTVDDLYNRFLFPEGIKAMVEAVHLIADGKAPRIPQPKEGATYEGIQKKENAEISWDQPAAALHNWIRGHDKVPGAWATIDGQVVTFYGSSLLDASVPAGQELAIKGASRPGLVTKNGLVVFGNDGKMVLVRNLQFEDGKMIPASKYFSADEKTALELTEEEKKMAEDIRAIWKGILSNVAVIEDSTDFFKSGASSMHVVRMLEEIKQKYSGLQLQNEDVYMATKFADFIQMAVRKFRGEDKEEELVIDYVSKNVNNMTVNMPYQCFINGQFINADDGKTYDTINPADGSIIASVSSASLADVDKAVAAAKEAFENGEWGRMNARERGRLMYRLADLMEEHQEELATIESIDSGAVYTLALKTHVGMSVQTFRYFAGWCDKIQGATIPINQARPNHNLTFTKKEPIGVCAIVIPWNYPLMMLAWKSAACLAAGNTLVLKPAQVTPLTSLKFAELSAKAGFPKGVINILPGSGGLVGQHLSEHPDVRKVGFTGSTPTGKQIMKSAATNLKKVSLELGGKSPLIIFSDCELDRAVKMGMGAVYFNKGENCIAAGRLFVEESIHDEFVRKVVEEIKKMKIGDPLDRSTDHGPQNHKAHLEKLLQYCETGVKEGATLVYGGRQVRRPGFFMEPTVFTDVEDHMYIAQEESFGPVMVISKFKNGDVDGVLRRANTTEYGLASGVFTKDISKALYISEKLEAGTVFINTYNKTDVAAPFGGFKQSGFGKDLGEEALHEYLRTKAITVEY; encoded by the exons GACTTTAATTCAAGGAGATAAGAAAGCAGGATTTACTATTTTTTGGGCTGATGATGGTTTGGACACTGGACCAATCCTTCTGCAGCGAGAATGTGACGTTGGCCAAAACGATACTGTGGATGACCTGTATAACCGGTTTCTCTTCCCAGAAGGAATAAAGGCTATG GTGGAAGCTGTACATCTAATTGCTGATGGTAAGGCCCCTCGTATACCTCAGCCTAAAGAAGGGGCAACATATGAAGGGatccagaaaaaggaaaatgcagag ATCTCCTGGGACCAacctgcagcagctttgcacaATTGGATTCGAGGGCATGACAAAGTGCCTGGAGCATGGGCAACAATAGATGGCCAG gtGGTTACTTTTTATGGGTCATCATTACTTGATGCTTCAGTGCCTGCTGGACAAGAGCTGGCAATAAAAGGTGCTTCAAGACCTGGACTTGTAACCAAGAATGGTCTAGTCGTTTTTGGTAATGATGGGAAGATG GTACTAGTGAGAAATCTGCAGTTTGAGGATGGAAAAATGATCCCTGCATCTAAATACTTCTCTGCTGATGAGAAAACTGCCCTGGAActtacagaagaggagaaaaagatggCAGAAGATATTAGG GCTATTTGGAAGGGAATTTTGAGCAATGTTGCTGTAATTGAGGATTCCACAGACTTCTTCAAATCTGGAGCATCCTCTATGCATGTTGTCAG AATGCTAGAAGAGATCAAACAGAAATATAGTGGACTTCAGCTACAGAATGAAGACGTGTATATGGCCACTAAGTTTGCAGACTTTATTCAAATGGCTGTCAGAAAATTCAGAGGAGAAGACAAAGAAGAAGAGTTAGTAATTGATTAT GTTTCAAAAAATGTGAACAACATGACTGTGAATATGCCATACCAGTGTTTCATAAATGGACAATTCATAAATGCTGATGATGGAAAAACATATGACACTATAAATCCAGCAGATGGATCA ATAATAGCCAGTGTATCTTCTGCTTCATTGGCTGACGTTGACAAggcagtagcagcagcaaaggagGCATTTGAGAATGGTGAATGGGGAAGAATGAATGCAAGGGAAAGAGGGCGACTCATGTACAG ACTTGCAGACCTGATGGAAGAACATCAAGAAGAGTTAGCAACAATAGAGTCTATTGACTCAGGAGCTGTCTACACTTTAGCTTTGAAGACCCACGTTGGAATGTCTGTGCAAACATTCAGATACTTCGCTGGATGGTGTGACAAAATTCAG GGTGCTACAATTCCAATTAACCAGGCCCGGCCAAACCATAATCTAACATTCACCAAGAAAGAGCCAATAGG TGTCTGTGCAATAGTTATCCCCTGGAATTACCCACTGATGATGCTTGCATGGAAGAGTGCAGCATGCTTGGCTGCAGGCAACACACTCGTACTCAAGCCAGCTCag GTTACACCTCTGACTTCCTTGAAGTTTGCAGAGCTCTCAGCTAAAGCTGGATTTCCAAAGGGCGTTATAAATATTCTGCCTGGCTCAG GTGGCTTAGTGGGACAGCACCTGTCTGAACATCCAGATGTTCGTAAAGTTGGATTCACTGGTTCAACACCAACTGGTAAACAGATCATGAAGAG TGCAGCCACTAATCTGAAGAAAGTTTCTCTTGAACTTGGTGGTAAATCACCATTGATCATATTCAGTGACTGTGAACTTGACAGAGCTGTAAAAATG GGTATGGGAGCAGTATATTTCAACAAAGGAGAAAACTGCATTGCAGCTGGCAGGCTGTTTGTGGAAGAATCAATCCATGATGAATTTGTTAGAAAAGTG gtagaagaaataaaaaagatgaaaattggTGACCCACTTGATAGATCTACAGATCACGGTCCACAAAATCACAAGGCCCATTTGGAAAAGCTGCTGCAATATTGTGAAACTGGAGTAAAAGAAGGAGCCACCCTAGTGTATGGAGGAAGACAAGTACGTAGACCAG GTTTCTTCATGGAACCCACTGTATTCACAGATGTTGAAGACCATATGTATATTGCCCAGGAAGAGTCCTTTGGTCCTGTGATGGtgatttctaaatttaaaaatgg GGATGTTGACGGAGTGCTGCGACGGGCAAATACCACAGAATATGGCTTAGCTTCAGGAGTTTTCACAAAAGACATAAGCAAAGCTCTCTACATCAGTGAAAAGCTAGAAGCTGGAACAGTTTTTATTAACACATACAACAAAACTGATGTGGCAGCACCATTTGGTGGATTTAAGCAGTCTGGCTTTGGGAAAGATTTAG GTGAAGAAGCTCTTCATGAATATCTCAGAACCAAGGCTATCACTGTGGAATACTAA
- the NOPCHAP1 gene encoding NOP protein chaperone 1, with amino-acid sequence MAADGGAAGPAASRELLVVGRRGGLEETLLISSKCSSKKATTLQTVRMPRSNVLDRVQSFLPQMAHANDELRRKMVTAPAHQFDIENLDTATEKVIEMNVAVVELSDSDTDEEILTSEDESESEDDCTTNEVTIDNIKFPKQKGEKGKIEILDSKVNE; translated from the exons ATGGCGGCGGACGGCGGAgcggcgggcccggccgccTCTCGGGAACTGCTGGTGGTGGGGCGGCGAGGAG GGCTGGAAGAAACTTTGTTGATTAGTTCAAAATGTAGCAGCAAGAAGGCCACAACTTTACAGACAGTTAGGATGCCAAGGAGTAATG ttttggacCGAGTACAGAGCTTTTTACCGCAGATGGCCCATGCAAATGAtgagctgagaagaaaaatggtaaCAGCACCAGCTCATCAGTTTGATATTGAAAATCTAGACACTGCAACAGAAAAAGTTATAGAAATG aatgtgGCTGTAGTTGAACTGAGTGATTCTGATACGGATGAAGAAATACTAACTTCAGAAGATGAATCAGAATCTGAAGATGACTGTACAACTAATGAAGTGACAATAGACAACATTAAGTTTCctaaacaaaaaggagaaaagggcaAAATAGAAATCTTGGACAGCAAAGTGAATGAGtaa